The sequence CCGTGGATCTTTCTGGCTGATGGCCACATCCACCAACCCGGGAAGATCACGAAACTTTGCTTGCAGCCGCCGGGCAAAATCCATCACCTGGTCCATCTCACTGCCCTGAACCTCCAGGGAAATGGGCTTTTTATTCCCCATGAGGATGGCGGTCACCGGGTCCCTGACCGTTACCTTGAGCTTGGTAATCCCGGGTATCTGTTCAATGCGCCGGCGAATAAGCATGGCAACTTCCTTGACGCTGCGTTGCCGCTGGTCGCGATCCACCAGTTTCACCCCCACCTGGCCCACATTGGCCCCTTCATCAAAGCCCAGGGCCACCCCTTTACCGGTTTCCGTCTGGCCGTTGAAAGCATATGAGTGGCGGAATTCTCCCGGCTTGACAATGGTATTGACATCCTTGAGAATTGAAGCAACAATCCGGCTGGTTTCTTCGATCCTGGTGCCTTCCGCCAGCCGCAGATCAATGCTCATGGCCCCGGAATCCACCGCCGGCAAAAAGGAGGTAGACAAAAACGGAATCAGGGAAAGGCTGCTGACAAAAACGGCAACCGCCAGCAAAAAAACTGTTTTTCGATGACTCAGGGACCAGCCAAGCAGCCCGCCATAGCCGTCCTCCAGCGACTGAAAACCTTTTTCACTCCAGCGGTAAAAGACCGCCATCCGTCCTCTACCGCAGTTCTTGCTATCTCTCCTGATCCAGCGGGAGGCCAGCATGGGCGTCAGGCTGAGAGCGGTAAACAGGGAGGCCAGAAGGGTTATAACAATAACAAAACCAAGCTGTTTAAACATGATCCCGGCCAGGCCGGTCAGAAACATCAGCGGAACGAAAACCACCACTGTGGTCATGGTTGAAGCCGTAATTGCCAGGCCCATTTCCCCGGCTCCGGATACCGCGGCTGCAGCCAGCGATTCTCCCTGTTCACGGTGGCGGATAATATTTTCCAGCACCACCACGCCGTTATCAACCACCATCCCCGCAGCAATAGCCAGGGACATGAGTGAAACCAGATTAATGGTATAGCCAAACAGGTAGAGAAAAATGAATGAAATCACCAGGGAACCGGGAATAGCCAGGGCAATGATCAGGGAAGCCCGGAAACGGCGCAGAAAAACCAGGGTCACCAGAATCACCAGGACAATTCCCCAGTAAAGCGACAGACGCAGATTCCTGATGGAGCTGATGATATCCTCGGCGTTGTCCAGGACAATATTAATCTTCACATCAGCCGGAAGCCCCGGGCGGATGCGATCCAGCTTTTCCTTGACCATCCGGCTGACTTCCACCGTATTTTTGCCGGTCTGTTTCTGCAATAAAAGCACAATTGCCTGTTTACCATCCCCCCAGCCATTGAGTTTCATCGGTTTAAAGGCGTCTTCAACCGTGGCCACATCCCGTAGATAGACCGGCAGGCCACGGAAATAACCAATAACCGTGGCCCGGATTTCCTCCATGTTCCTATAGCGTCCGGGAACCCGGAGAAAATATTCCCGGGAACCACTTTTAATATTGCCTGAAGGAATATTGAGATTTTCACTGGCCAGCACCCGGTTGACAGCGGCCAGGGAGAGATGGTAGCCTTCGATTTTAGCCAGGTCAAAATAGACATTTATCCGGCGCCGCCGGCCGCCATAGAGCTGGATTGCTCCCACTCCCGGCACCCGGCGCAGCTCATCGGCAATCCCTTTATCCACCAGGCGGTACAAACGCGGCAGATTCTGTTCAGCGCTGATGGTCAGAAACATGATCGGCGCGGTGGCACTGCTGAATTTGTAGAGCATGGGCGGCTCGATATCATCCGGCAGATCACGTTTGGCCAGCTCCAGCTTGTCACGGATGTCATTGGTGGCCACATCCAGGCTGGTACCCCAGTCAAATTTGCAGACCACCACCGAAAGATTATCTAAAGATTTAGAGGTCATTGTGTCAAGGTTGCTGACCACATTGACTTCATCTTCGATTTCCTTGCTGACTTCAGTTTCCACGTCGGAAGCACTGGCCCCGGGCCAGGTAGTAAGAATGGAAACCACCGGCGGGGTAATATCGGGAAAAATATCAAGATTTATCCGCAGCAGCGAAAACATACCGATAATCAGGATGGCAGCAAACAACATGGTGATGGCCACCGGCTGTCTAACGGAAAATTGCGGCAGTTTCATTGCTGTTGCTCCTTTGGTCGCGTTTGACCATTGACCAAATGCACGGGCATAGCATCCTGCAGGCGATTCTGTCCTTTAACCACCACCAATTCTCCCGGATGCAAACCATCAACCACCGCTACCAATTCTCCCTGCCGCAACCCGACCTTGATATTACGATGACTGGCGCGGTCATTTTCAATGATAAAAACATAGTAGCTGCCGCTGCCCGGCAGGCGATTGAGGGCCTCTCGGGGAATGGCAAGAACATTCTGACGCCCCAGGTACAGCTTTACCTGGGCATACATGCCGGAACGCAGCAGATAGCCATCGTTTGCCGCCTGCAGTTCCAGTTTAACGGTCCTGGTTGTTGGATCAAACACCGGATTCATTTTTACCAGGGAAGCGTGAAAAAGCTTTTGCGGGTAGGCAGCCACCTTAAATTCCGCCCGCATCCCCAGGCGCAGCCGGGAGAAATCCGTTTCCGGTGCCGCCAGTTCAATTTTCATCAGTGATTCGTCGGCAAGACGCAGAATTGGTTTCTTGGTATCAGAAAGGTTGCCCGGATCAAAAAAACGATCAGCGACCACCCCATCTATTTCTGCTTTAATAGAATGATCATCAAGCATAACCTGAATTTCACGATGGGCGGCTTTCGCCTCCTTCAGGGCGGCGGCCGCGGTTTTGTATTGAGCAGAAATCCGATCAAGCTGCTGGCGGGGCGCCGCTTTATGCGCAAAAAGGAACTCCAGGCGTTGGCGATCTTTTTGCAGCAGTTCCAACCGGCTGCGGGCCGCGTCCATGGCGGCGATTGACCGCTCAAACCGGGCCTTAACCAGAGAGGCATCAAGGACAATCAACAACTGCCCCTTTTCAACCCGGTCGCCTTTATCAACCATGATTTTCTCGATGACTCTGCCGGCTATTTTGGGAAAAACATAAACATCAACCCGGGAACGCAGATCGCCGCTGGTTTCCAGCAGCCGTTCCATCTGGGTTTCTTCCACCTTGACCACGGCTACCGGTACCGGAGTCACCGTCTTTACTGCCGTTGTCTTTTCTCTTTGACTGCGGCGGTAATTATAAAAAGCCAGGGCTAAAAAGCCCACGGCAATAAGTATCACTATCCAGCTTACCAACCGTCCCTTGCCGGTTTTTTGCTCAGCCATTGTCAGCCTCCTTCGCCGAATCGGCCATTCCTTTTATCTCGATATTGGCCCTTTCACCTACCGCCTGCTCCAATTCAGCCCGGGAAATCATAAAGCCATACAGGGCACCGTAATAGCTGTTTTCCGCCTGGCTCAGGAAAGTGGAGGCATCCAGCACCAGAGTCGAAGTAGCCACCTGCTGCTGGTATTGCAGGTTTGCAATCCGATAATTCTCCCGGGCCTGTTCCACCGCTCCGACAGCGGTTTTGACATTTTTAGCCGCCACCCGCAGGCGATTGAAGGCCATTTTTACTTCCAGACGGACGGTGTTGCTCATATTTTCGATTCTATGCTTCAGGGCTTCACGCTCATGAAGACGCTGTCTGACTTCCGCCGAGGTTTTTCCCCACTCAAAAAAGGTCCAGTCCGCCTGCACCCCGATGGCCGCCGTATCACTGTTGCGATAATCATTTTCGCTGGCCGTTATATTTTTGCCGTTCTGTTCATAGCGGCCCACCAGGGAAACTTTCGGGTAGTACTGGCTGCGGGCCAGGGTAATTGCCAGCTCGGCCTGTTCGAACGCCACCTGCAAAAAACGTAATACCGGCCGCCGAGCCATAGCCTGAGCGCAGAGTGCCGGCAGATTTTCATTAACCGCCGGCTTAATATCCGGCTCAACAATCTCAATTGCCGCCGAGATATCCTGATTCATCAATACATTGAGGGCAGCACCGGCCAGATCCACCTCACTTTCAACCTGCACCAGCCGCTGCCTCGCCTGGGAAAGCGCTACCTGAGATTGCAGCAGGTCGTTGTAGGCAATAATGCCCTGAGCATACAGATATTCGGCATCTCTAACATGGGCAACAAGGTTTTTTACCTCCTTGTTGGCCACTTCCAGCTGCCGCCGGGCAAGCAGGATGCGGGCGTACGCCACTTTTGTCTTTTTGATCAGCTCAAGGATCAACTGTTCTTTTTCCAATTCCCGGCCGGAGATCTCCAGTTCGGCAATTTTACGCCGGGTGGTCAAAGCCAGCCCGGTAAACAACGGCTGCACCGCGGTAATATTCCAGGTATAATCATCATCGTCGCCGATCATGATTTTCCCAGCCGGCCCGAAAAAACCGTATGGCTGATTGTGAAGACGATAATAGGAATACGAGGAAGACAATTTGGGAAACAGATCGGCCCGGGCACTGCGCTCACCGGCTTCGGCCTGATAATTTCTTTCCAGCGCCGCGCTGATCAGCGGATTATTTGCCAACACCCGGTCAATGACCTGTTCGAGGTTGAAAGTTGCAGTCCTTTGAACCGCGGATGTTCGCTCAGCAGCCACAGCCGGCAAAACCAGCCAGCCTGTCAAGCCTGATATCAACAGGGCCAAGCATAAAACATATTTTATTCTCATGGATAACCCTCCCACCTCACGATTTAACGTAATCGGCAACCAGGATATTATGAAAAAACATTTCATCTATCATCTTGAGACTTTTCTCATAGGGATATTTTTGGGAATCATCAAGCCAGGCAAAAAGAAAGGTACAAGCCAGGCTGTCAAGGGAACGGGCCAGATAATCAGGATCCAGGGAGCGAAAAATACCGTTTTCAATGCCGCTGGCAAACACTTTGCTTAACCATTCCAGTATCTGGTCATATTGAGACATCACTTCTTCATCCAATCCGACACGCAGATTGAACCTTGCTCCCCGGGTTTCAACAAAATAAAGACTGACGGCTTGAGTGTTGGCCATAAATATCTCACCGCCAATTTTTAAATAGTTAACAAGCCGTTCATATTCATCCTCACCCTGGGTTAAAGCATGGGCCAGGGCGGCACTGAACTTTTCACTGAGATCAAGAATAATCGCCCGGTATAATTCCTCCTTATTATTAAAAAATTTATAGAGAGTGCCAACAGCAAATTCAGCTCCATGGGCAATATCCTGCATGGATACCTGGTGATAACCCCGGGCGGAAAAAAGTTCCAGCGCCGCAGCCATAATTTCCTGTCGCTGGCGGTCTTTGTATTCCTGCCGTCTGGCTGTCCTTTTTTCTTTCATCCCCTGCTCCGCATCTGAAGGAAACTAACATTGGTGAAAAACCCGCGATGACCATGCTCCACTTTATTATCGGTAATTATTTCATAAAAGTGAAGTACAATTCACTTTTCATATAGATTATTCACTTTCTGTCAAGCAATAATTTTTACAAAGATTTTAGCCAACGGTTTTTGCTATCACAGAAATTACAATATATTCTTGACATATATTTATAATATATTATAATAAAGCGTTTTAAATTATGAAGAGAAATAAATGGAAATGAATCAGTCATCCGCTGGAAATTCCCTGGCCGATATAGCCTATGGACATCTTTATCGACATATTATCAGTCTTGACTACCCACCTGGAACGGGTCTGGAAGAAAAGAAACTGATGGAGGAGTTAAAACTGGGCCGAACGCCAATTCGAGAAGCCCTGTTGCGCCTGGCGGCCGAACGTCTGCTGACGGCCATCCCCGGCAAAGGTTTTGTGGTCAGGCAGCTGACCCTCCAGGCAACCAGGGCAGTTTTTACCGCCCTAAAGGTCCTTGAGCTGGGGATTGCCGAGATTGCAGTCCAACAGCGCACAGATCGACATCTGGAAACATTGAAAGCGGCTAATCAACGGGTCAAAAAAGCTGTGGAGCAGCGGGTTGTCCTGGCCCTCGTTGAATCAAATCACGACTTTCATATGGCCTATGCCGCCTGTACTGACAATGAATACTTGACCAGGAGCCTGCATGAAATACGGGCTGAAGGCAATCGGCTGGCCTATTTGTCCTACCGTAACCGAATCGATCCGTTGACTACGCTGGCGCAACATTATGAAAATGTCATCAGCCAACATGACGAAATTATCAAAGCGTTGGAGAACAGGAACGCGGTACAGCTGCAAGAGGTGATATATGAACATATCCAGATTTTCCGTAAACGCATCATTGACTACATGACCGCTGAGTAGAGATAATCGGATTTACAAGGGGACACCATTAAAACATTGCTGCAAGACAGGAAAAGATTATAAAAATAGTGCTGCATCATGTTTTGCCATTGAAGTAAAAATGGTGTCTCCACTATGGGGCAAAATATCAGGGTGTTTCCTGAAAACAACCTCAATTTCCAACAACACAAGGAGGGTAAAATGAAAAGAATGTTAGTATGGGGGATAGCACTTTTACTGCTGGTCATCGCACCTTTGCATGAAGCGGCAGCCAAAACCGTATGGCACATGCATCTTAATTATCCGGCAGGAAATTTCCATTCCCAGGGAGCCCAGCGTTTTGCCGACCGGGTCAAGGCGGCCACCGGCGGCGAGCTGGAAATCGTTCTTCATCCTGGCGCTTCCCTCGGCTTCAAAGGCCCGGAACTGTTGCGGTCAGTAGCCGATGGCCAGCTGGCCATCGCCGAAATACCAACCGGCATGGTGGAGGGTGACGCCCCCATCCTGGCGCTTACCGCCCAGCCTTTCATTTCCACCAATAATTTCGAACAGCGGCTGCTTTACCAACTGGCCAAACCAATTTATAAGAAAACCTTGAAAAAGTTTCACCAGATGACTTTATACACCTCGGTCTGGCCTTTTTCCGGCATTTACACCCAGCGGCCGATACATTCGGTGGCCGATCTCAAAGGGTTGAAGATGCGGGTGTATGACGGCACCGGCCTGGCGTTTGGAAAACTGACCGAGATTGCCGCCCGCAAAATGCCGTTCAGCGAAGTATACCCGGCGATGAAAGCCGGTCTTCTGGACTCCATGTATACCTCATCGGTTTCCGGGGTTGACGCTAAATCCTGGGAAGTCTTGAAATATTTTACCCGTATCAACATTCTCGGGCCGGTCAACATGGTGAATGTCAACCTGGAGGCCTGGAATAAGCTGCCGGCGAAAACCCGGGAACAGGTCCAGGAAGTTGCCGACCAGATGGAAGATGAAATGTGGAACCTGGCCGGTGATATGGACAGGACCAGTTTGGCAACCTTGAAGAAAAACGGTATGCAGATCCTGGAAGTGGATAAAAAGTTCCGGACCGAACTTAACGCCGTCGGCCAACAGCTGCGCAGCGCCTGGTTTAAAAAAGCCGGAGCCGACGCGGAGGCTGTTCTGCAGCAATACAATCAAATAACCGGCCGTTGATCTTGATGGCATGGAGACAGATTTCAAATCTGTCCCCATTTCACCCCCCCCCTCATTCATCATTGAGGATATGAAACAATGCCTCGCATTCTGCATATAATCGATACGCTTAATGACTGGCTGGCCAGGGGATCGGCAGTCATTTTAGGTTTGATGACCATCCTCATCCTGGTGGAAATCGGCCTCTGGAATACCCTGGAAGTAACCACCCTGGTAGCCGATGAATATTCGGCTTACGGACTGGCGGCAATCATATTCTTAGGCGCCGGATATACCTTGAAGGAAAAAGGACATATTCGCATCACCCTGGTTTTAAATTTACTTCCCAACCGATTTGCGGCCCTGATCACCGCCCTGGCAACCAGCGTCACGACATTCTTTATCGGTTATCTGGTCTGGCAACTTTATCGGATGACCGTTTCAACCCATCATTATGGCTCCACCTCGGGAACCCTGACGGCAACGCCACTCTGGATTCCCCAGACGATTGTGGTCATCGGGGCTGTGATCTTTACCCTGCAGATAGCAGCTGAAAGCCTGAGGGCCTGGCAGCAATTTATCACTCCTCAAGCAGACAAAAGCAATCCTTAGAAAGCGAAGGAATCGTTTTGGATGCCCATACCATAACCATGTGCCTGGTGGTTTTCGGAATTCTGGTGTTAACCTTAAGCTCCGGTATTCATATCGGCTTCAGTCTTTTCATTGTTGGCTATTGCAGTATGGCGCTTTTCTCCCCTTTGCCGCCCGGTGGCAACCTGTCATCTTCCATCTGGGCGACCGTTAACAAATGGGAGCTTGTGGCCCTGCCGCTCTTCATTCTGATGGGAGAAATCCTTTTTCATTCAGGAATCTCTGAAAGTCTTTTCAAGGGCCTGGTTCCCTGGCTCTACCGCCTGCCCGGCGGCCTGCTGCTGATGAATATCGTCGCCTGCACCTTTTTTGCCGCCGTTTCAGGCTCCAGCGCCGCCACCACTGCCACCGTCGGCCGCATCACCCTGGCCGAGTTTGACAAACTGGGCTATGATCAGCGGCTGGCAATCGGCTCCCTGGCCGGGGCCGGCACCCTGGGATTTCTCATTCCCCCAAGCCTGATCATGATTGTTTATGCCATCCTGGCTGAGGTTTCCATCGGCAAAATGTTTATCGCCGGCATCCTGCCGGGTTTTCTCCTTGCCGGCAACTATATCTCCTATATAATTTATCGTGGCATCCGGAACCCCGCCATCGCCCCGGCAATGCAGGAATCATACAGCTGGGCGGAACGATTCAAAGCCATCAAAGACCTGTTACCGGTCATCATCCTCATTCTCATGGTTCTGGGCAGCATTTATGCCGGCGTCGCCACCCCGACCGAAGCCGCGGCTCTGGGGGTCCTGGGCGCAACTCTTTTTGCCCTTATCAATCGGCGGCTTAATCTCGGCGGTTTGCTTATTTGTCTGCAAGCCGCCGTCAAAACCACCTGCATGATCTGCCTGATCGTCATGGGGGCCAGTTATCTCTCCCGGGTCATGGGTTTTTTAGGCATCCCATCAGCCATCACCAGGGCCATAGTCAGCCTCAACCTTTCCCCCTATCTCCTCATGCTGATGTTGGGAATGGTTTATATTGTCCTGGGCTGCATCCTGGACGGCTTTTCCATTGTCGTCATGACCCTGCCCATCGCCCTGCCCATGGTCACCGCCGCCGGTTTCGACCCCTTGTGGTTCGGCATCTACCTGATCCTGATGGTTGAGTTGAGCCAGATTACCCCGCCGGTTGGCTTCAACCTTTTTGTCATCCAGGGCCTTACCGGGAAATCCATTGGTGACATTGCCATCTATGCGTTGCCCTTTTTCATTCTCATGCTGTTAACCACGGCCATCATTACAATTTTCCCCCAGATAGCCCTCTACCTGCCCCAGCTGATGAGTGGCGGATGAATGGAACAACTATGAATAAAGTAGATAAGTTTCGTTTTGCCATCGATCGCGGTGGAACTTTTACTGATATCTATGCCGAAGTCCCGGGTAAACCGGGAGTCATGGTCTTAAAACTTCTTTCTGAAGACCCTCGCAATTATCCCGATGCCCCCCGTGAGGGCATCCGGCGGATCATCTCCCAGGTAACGGGACGAAATTTATCGGTAGAAGAACTGCCGACAGAAAATATTGAATGGATTCGCATGGGCACCACCGTGGCCACCAACGCCCTGCTGGAACGACAGGGCGCCCGCTGTGCCCTGCTGGTTACCAGGGGCTTTCGTGATATCCTCAAGATCGGCAACCAGGATCGACCTCATCTTTTCGACCTGGAAATCAAAAAACCGGAACTGCTGTATGAAGAGGTTATTGAAGTCGATGAACGGCTGCGTCTTTTAGACGCCGAGGAAGAACCGCCCGACACAACGGTGGTTCAGGGAATTACCGGGGAACGGCTGGCCATGTTACAGGAGCCTGACCTGAAATCACTGAAAAAACAACTTGCCACCCTGAAAGAAAAGGGCATCAACAGCCTGGCGGTGGTATTCATGCACTCCTACGCCTGGCCGGAACATGAACTGATGGTTGGTCGGCTGGCCCGGGAAATGGGCTTTGGCCAGATATCCCTTTCCTCCCGGATAATGCCGATGGTCAAAATTGTCCCCCGGGGCGATACCGCCATGGTGGATGCCTATCTGACCCCGCATATCCGCAGCTATCTGGAAAGTTTCCGCCACAAATTCAAAGAAAATCTGAAAAGTTGCAACCTGCAGTTCATGCGCTCGGACGGCGGTCTCACTCCGGCAGATGATTTTACCGGCAGCCGGGCCATTCTCTCCGGACCGGCCGGTGGCGTGGTTGGTTATGCCATGACCACTAATGCCTACAGTCATGGTCAGCCGGTTATCGGTTTTGACATGGGTGGAACATCCACCGATGTCTCCCGCTACGGCGGCGGGTACGAGCTGGTCCACGAATCAGAAACGGCGGGCGTCCGCATCCAGGCGCCGCAGCTGCACATAAAAACCGTGGCCGCCGGCGGCGGCTCGCGCCTTTTCTACCTCAACGGCATGTTCAAAGTCGGCCCCGAATCAGCCGGCGCCCATCCGGGACCGATATGCTACCGGAAAAACGGCTACCTGGCAATCACCGATGCCAACCTGGTGCTGGGACGGCTGCAGCCTGACAACTTTCCCCATATTTTCGGTCCTGATGAAAATCAACCCCTTGATCTGGAAGCTGCCAGGCAGGCTTTCGCCGATTTAACCAATGAAATAAATGATGATCTTGCCCGGCAGAGACGACAACCCATGACTATCGAAGAAGTTGCCTGCGGTTTCATCCAGGTGGCCAACGAAGTTATGGTCCGACCGATTCGTGAAATTTCGGTCTTACGTGGCTATGACATCAAAGAACATATCCTGGCCACCTTCGGTGGTGCCGGTCCCCAGCACGCGGTAGCCATCGCCAGGGCCCTGGGAATCAAAAAGATTTTCATCCACCGCTATGCCGGCATATTGTCAGCCTATGGCATGGGACTGGCAGATGTGGTCATTGAGCGTCAACGCCCGGCGGCAGTAATCTACGAACCAGGAACCCGGCAGGAGCTGGAAGCCGGCCTTGAAGAACTGTCATTACAGGCCATAACAGAACTGCAAACACAAGGTTTCAACCGGGAAAACATCTCGACAATATCCTATCTCAACCTGCGTTACCAGGGAACCGATACGGCCCTGATGATGGCAACCCCCGATGACGGTGACTATGATCAGGCCCTGGCCGCCACCTACCGGCGGGAATTCGGTTTTAATCTCGAACAGCGGGACATCATCGTTGATGATCTACGGGTCAGGGCAGTGGGCAAAGGATCAAGAATCAAACAATTACCCCTGCCACCGGCAGACGGGAAAAAACCCCGGCCAATACAGCAGACAAGATGCTATTTCACCGGTGGCTGGCAGGAAACCCCGGTATACCAGCTGGAGAAACTGGGACCAGGCCAGTCAATCAAGGGACCGGCTCTGATCATACACGATACCGCCACCATTCTGGTGGAACCGCAATCAAGCATAAAAATCACCACATTCGGCGATCTGGAAATCACCCTTGAGCAGCAGCTGGAAATCAGAGAGGTGGCAACCACAGCCGATCCCATTCAGTTATCTATTTTCAGCAATCTTTTCATGTCCATCGCCGAGCAGATGGGCCGCACCCTGCAGAAAACCGCCATTTCCACCAACATCAAGGAACGACTGGATTTTTCCTGTGCCCTTTTCGGACCCGGCGGTGAACTGGTAGCCAACGCTCCACACCTGCCGGTCCATCTGGGAGCCATGAGCGAAGCAGTAAAGGCCCAGATCCGCCTGCAGAACAACCATTTCAAAGCAGGAGAAGTCCTGGTTTCCAATCATCCGGCCGCCGGTGGCAGCCACCTGCCGGACATTACCGTCATCACCCCGGTCCTCGATAAAGGAGAACCCATTTTCTTCGTCGCCAGCCGCGGTCACCATGCCGACATCGGCGGTATCTCGCCCGGTTCCATGCCGCCCTTCTCCCGGCGTCTGGAGGAAGAAGGCGCCTGCATCATGTCATTTAAACTGGTAAACAACGGCATCTTTCAGCAGGGAGGGATAACGGCATTGCTCCGGGAACCGGGTAATCTACCTCAAGATGAAGGCAAAGCAGCCATCAGCGGCACCCGAACGCTGGCTGACAATATTTCGGATTTGAAGGCCCAGGTGGCCGCCAATCAAAAAGGTATTGAGCTGATCAGGGAAATGATTGACCGCTATTCCCTTGAGGTGGTCCAGGCTTATATGCAGCATGTTCAGCACAGTGCCGAGGTGGCAGTGCGCCGGAGCCTGAAACAACTGGCTGACAAGTATGCCGATGATAATGACCAGGCAGTTGTTATTCGAGCGGAAGATTATATGGATGATGGTTCCAGGATAACTCTGTGTTTAACCATCAATCACCGGGACGGCAGTGCCGTTTTTGATTTCAGCGGTACGGAAATCCAGGTCTGGGGAAACACCAACGCCCCCCTGGCGGTCACTAAATCAGCGATTCTTTACTCCCTGCGCTGCCTGATCAAGGAAGATCTGCCGTTAAATTATGGCTGTTTGATTCCCATAACGGTGATTGTTGAACCAGGATCGCTGCTGGATCCGGACCCGGAAGCCGCCGTAGTGGGCGGAAATGTATTAACCTCACAACGGGTGGTGGATGTTATTCTCAAAGCCTTCGGGGTGGCGGCTGCCTCCCAGGGCTGCATGAACAACCTGACTTTCGGCAACCGTGATTTCGGGTATTATGAAACCATCGGCGGTGGTGCCGGTGCCGGGCCTCACTGGCATGGCCAATCCGGAATCCACACCCACATGACCAATACCAGAATTACCGATCCGGAAATTCTTGAGCGCCGCTATCCGGTTTTGCTA is a genomic window of Pseudomonadota bacterium containing:
- a CDS encoding TRAP transporter large permease subunit, encoding MDAHTITMCLVVFGILVLTLSSGIHIGFSLFIVGYCSMALFSPLPPGGNLSSSIWATVNKWELVALPLFILMGEILFHSGISESLFKGLVPWLYRLPGGLLLMNIVACTFFAAVSGSSAATTATVGRITLAEFDKLGYDQRLAIGSLAGAGTLGFLIPPSLIMIVYAILAEVSIGKMFIAGILPGFLLAGNYISYIIYRGIRNPAIAPAMQESYSWAERFKAIKDLLPVIILILMVLGSIYAGVATPTEAAALGVLGATLFALINRRLNLGGLLICLQAAVKTTCMICLIVMGASYLSRVMGFLGIPSAITRAIVSLNLSPYLLMLMLGMVYIVLGCILDGFSIVVMTLPIALPMVTAAGFDPLWFGIYLILMVELSQITPPVGFNLFVIQGLTGKSIGDIAIYALPFFILMLLTTAIITIFPQIALYLPQLMSGG
- a CDS encoding hydantoinase B/oxoprolinase family protein, with the protein product MNKVDKFRFAIDRGGTFTDIYAEVPGKPGVMVLKLLSEDPRNYPDAPREGIRRIISQVTGRNLSVEELPTENIEWIRMGTTVATNALLERQGARCALLVTRGFRDILKIGNQDRPHLFDLEIKKPELLYEEVIEVDERLRLLDAEEEPPDTTVVQGITGERLAMLQEPDLKSLKKQLATLKEKGINSLAVVFMHSYAWPEHELMVGRLAREMGFGQISLSSRIMPMVKIVPRGDTAMVDAYLTPHIRSYLESFRHKFKENLKSCNLQFMRSDGGLTPADDFTGSRAILSGPAGGVVGYAMTTNAYSHGQPVIGFDMGGTSTDVSRYGGGYELVHESETAGVRIQAPQLHIKTVAAGGGSRLFYLNGMFKVGPESAGAHPGPICYRKNGYLAITDANLVLGRLQPDNFPHIFGPDENQPLDLEAARQAFADLTNEINDDLARQRRQPMTIEEVACGFIQVANEVMVRPIREISVLRGYDIKEHILATFGGAGPQHAVAIARALGIKKIFIHRYAGILSAYGMGLADVVIERQRPAAVIYEPGTRQELEAGLEELSLQAITELQTQGFNRENISTISYLNLRYQGTDTALMMATPDDGDYDQALAATYRREFGFNLEQRDIIVDDLRVRAVGKGSRIKQLPLPPADGKKPRPIQQTRCYFTGGWQETPVYQLEKLGPGQSIKGPALIIHDTATILVEPQSSIKITTFGDLEITLEQQLEIREVATTADPIQLSIFSNLFMSIAEQMGRTLQKTAISTNIKERLDFSCALFGPGGELVANAPHLPVHLGAMSEAVKAQIRLQNNHFKAGEVLVSNHPAAGGSHLPDITVITPVLDKGEPIFFVASRGHHADIGGISPGSMPPFSRRLEEEGACIMSFKLVNNGIFQQGGITALLREPGNLPQDEGKAAISGTRTLADNISDLKAQVAANQKGIELIREMIDRYSLEVVQAYMQHVQHSAEVAVRRSLKQLADKYADDNDQAVVIRAEDYMDDGSRITLCLTINHRDGSAVFDFSGTEIQVWGNTNAPLAVTKSAILYSLRCLIKEDLPLNYGCLIPITVIVEPGSLLDPDPEAAVVGGNVLTSQRVVDVILKAFGVAAASQGCMNNLTFGNRDFGYYETIGGGAGAGPHWHGQSGIHTHMTNTRITDPEILERRYPVLLRRFSLRQNSGGEGHFRGGDGLVREIEFLTPLNIAILSERRVFSPYGLRGGANGARGCNTFIRADGRKINLGGKNEIKANPGDCFRIETPGGGGYGK